Below is a window of Pseudodesulfovibrio sp. 5S69 DNA.
TTGCGGTTCTGGGGCAGGGTGACGATCAGCTCGCGGTCCTCTTTGGTGACCGTGAGCAGGCGGCTGTTGGCCCCGTCGAAGAGGATGGACTTGACGGTCACGTCGAAGGTGTTCAGCCCCTCGCTTTCCCTGGGCTCGATGCGCATGGCCTCGGGCCGCAGGAAGAGATCCACCCGCTTGCCGCCCGCGCAGGAGCTGTGCGCCCGGGTGCGGAAGGAATAGCCCTCGTCGGTCGACAGGAGCACCTCGCCGCCCTCCAGGGTCTGGGTGATGGACCCGCGCCAGCGGTTGTTGTCGCCGACGAACTCGGCCACGAACGGGGTCTCGGGCTGGCCGTAGAGCTCCTGGGGCGTGCCCACCTGCTCGAACCGGCCCCTGTTCATGACGGCCACGTGGTCGGACATGACCAGGGCCTCGGACTGGTCGTGGGTGATGTAGATGAAGGTCGTGCCCACCTTGGCCTGAAGCTTCTTGAGCTCGACCTTCATCTGCTCGCGCAGCTTCAGGTCGAGCGCGCCGAGCGGCTCGTCCAGGAGGAGCACCGAGGGTTCCAGGACCAGGCAGCGGGCGATGGCCACGCGCTGCTTCTGCCCGCCGGACAGCTGGTCGATCCGTTTCGCCCCGAAGCCGGGCAGTCCCACCCGCTCCAGGATGGCCTCGACTTTCTTACTGATCTCGGCCCCTGCCGTGCCGCGGCGCTTCAGGCCGAAGGCCACGTTCTCGGTCACGTCCATCATGGGAAACAGGGCCAGATGCTGGAACACGAGGTTCACGGGCCGCTGGTTGGGCGGCACGCCGAGCATGTCGCGGCCGCGTATCTCGATGGCCCCGGAGGTCGGGGTCTCGAACCCGGCGACCATGCGCAAGAGCGTGGTCTTGCCGCACCCGGACGGGCCGAGGATGGAAAAAAAGGACCCGTCTGGGACGTCGAAGGTCACATCGTCAACCGCGGTGAAATCGCCGAAACGCTTTACCAGGGCTCGTACGGAAAGATCGTTGGTCATAGGTTCTCAACTGCTGGAGTACGGAATAAGGCGGGGAGCCTCGCCGGCTCCCCGCCCCGTGCAATTGTCGTAAGCCGGGTCAGATTAGTTGGCGGCCTTGATCTTGTCCAGGACTTTGCCCTCCAGGCTCTCAAGCTTGGCCGGAACCGGCGGATACCACTTGATGTTGTCGATGGTCGCCTGCGGGAAGGAACGGGCGAAGTTGTCCGCCACGGCCTTGTCCGTGTACTTGAGGGCGTCCTTCGACGCGGTGGCGTACTTCTCCTGCGAGGAGAAGAAGCCGCAGTTCTCGGGCTTCATCATGAAGTTGATCCACTTGTAGGCGGCGGACACGTTCTCGGCCTTGGCAGGGATGGCGAAGGTGTCGATCCAGCCCAGCGCGCCTTCCTTGGGGGCCTTGAAGTCGATGGCCGGATTTTCGGCGTGCAGCTTCCATCCGCCCGCATCCCAGGCCATGGCCACGTAGACCTCGCCCGAGCGCATGGATTCGAGCAGCGCGTCGCCGTTGGCCCAGTAGTTCTGGACGATGGGCTTGGCCTTGATCAGGGTGTCGGCGATCTTGTCGAGCATGGCCTGGTAGCCCTTGACGTCGCTGTACAGGGCGAACGGGTCATAGCCCAGGGCGAAGCCCATGGCGATCAGGGTCGGGCGCTTCAGGCGGTAGCTCACGCGGCCCTTGTACTTGGGGTCGAGCAGGGCCTTGAAGGAGTCGGCTTCCGGGGCCATCTCGCTGTTGACGATCAGGCCGGAGGTGCCCCAGCAAAACGGCACGGCGTAGGACTTGCCGTCCACCAGGGTGTTCTTCTTGACCGCTTCGAGCATGGACGGGATGAACAGGGGGGCGTCGATCTTGGAGTAGTCCAGGGCCTGGTAGATGTGGAACTTGGACTGGACCGAGGAAATGCGGTCCTGGGAGGGCTGGGCCAGGTCGAACCCGGCGCCGCGGGTGGCGCGCAGCTTGGCGATCATCTCCTCGTTGTTGGAGAAGGTCACCTCGACCTTGATGCCGGTCTCCTTCTCGAACTGCTCGATGAGCTTCTGGGGGGCGTATCCCTTCCAGGTCAAGAGTTTCAGGGTCTCGGCCTGCGCCGTACCGGCGAAGGCGAACATTGCCAGCATGAAGATCACGAAAATCCGTTTCATCATCGTCTCCGTTTGCACGTAGTGGGTTAAATTCAAACGCTTGTTACATTTATCCGGTCCGTTGCGCAATAACGCATTGTGACGAATACATTACGTTCTCGGGTAGGTTGCGCCATGGCCCCTACTCCGCCAACTCCCCGGCCCCGGCCCCGGGCGCCAGGGCCAGGGCGTCGTCCACCTTAAGCTCCACTCCGGACACCGAGCGCCTGAACGCCTCGCGCATCAGCGCGCACAGGGTCCGGACCGCCTCCGCGTATCCGAGCCCCGCGGACCGGATATTGGAGATGCAATTCCTGGCTTCGTCCGTCGTATCAGATTTCGGGGCGTATGTCATATAAATGCCCATGCTGTCCGGGGAGCTCAAACCGGGCCGCTCGCCGATGACGACCACGGCCATGCGCGCCTTGAGGGCCAGGGCCACGCGGTCGCCCAGAGCGACCCTTCCCTGCTCGGCGAAACACGGCGGAGCCGCGCTCAGGCCGAGGCTTGCGAACGCGGGCGCAAACTCGTGCCAGAAGGGCTGGAAATTCCTCTCCACGGCCGTGGACGACAGCCCGGCCGAGACCGTGAAGGCCACGTCGAACCCGTTGCCCGCCCGGGCTGCGAGCATCGCCTCGCTCTCCGGGGTGAGCAGCCGCCCGAGGTCGGGCCGCCGCAGGAAGCCCGCCCTGTCCGGGGCCCGGCTCGTCACTTCCAGAAATTCGATGCTTCCGAAGGCGGTCTCGCGGTCCAGGACCTGGTGCACCGCGTCTCGCGCCCTGGCGTGGTCCAGTTGGAAGGCGAGCACGTCGCGGGTGCGCTGGCTGACCCCGGCCCGGCCGAGCGCGATGCGGGCGTCGGTCCAGGAGCGCAGCCCGGCCCAGAAGTCCTCGCGCACCAGGTCGTCGGGCTTCGCGCCGTCTGCGGGACGGACGGATTCAGGAGGACAGGCCACGGAACCGCTCCTTGTCGGGGATGTGCAGGGAATGCCTGGGGGCCTTGAGCTCGCCGTCCTTGAACACGCCGGTGCGTTCCAGCCAGGCCGCGAACTCCGGGGCCGGGGAAAGGCCGAGCTGGCGGCGGAGGTACAGGGCGTCGTGGAAGGAGGTGGACTGGTAGTTGAGCATGACGTCGTCCGCGCCGGGCACGCCCATGATGTAGTTGCACCCGGCCACACCGAGCAGAGTCAGCAAGGTGTCCATGGAATCCTGGTCCGCCTCGGCATGGTTGGTGTAGCAGACGTCCAGGCCCATGGGCACGCCGAGCAGCTTGCCGCAGAAGTGATCCTCCAGCCCGGCCCGGACGATCTGCTTCTCGTCGTAGAGATACTCCGGCCCGATGAAGCCGACCACGGAGTTGAGCAGGAACGGCTCATAGTGCCGGGCCACGCAGTAGGCCCGCGCCTCCAGGGTCTGCTGGTCCACTCCGCAATGCGCCCCGGCGGACAGGGCCGAGCCCTGGCCGGTCTCGAAATACATGACGTTGTCGCCCACCGTGCCGCGCCTCAGCGACCGCCCGGCCTCCAGTCCTTCGCGCAGGATGTCCAGGGTCACGCCGAAGCTCCTGTTCACGCCCTCGGTGCCGCCGATGGACTGGAAGACCAGATCGACCGGTGCGCCCCGCTCCACCGCCTCGATGGTGTTGGTTACGTGGGTCAGCACGCAGGACTGGGTGGGGATGTCGTATTCCCGGCGCAGGCGGTCGAGCAGCTCCATGAGCCGGACGGCCGAGGCCGTGCTGTCCGAGGCCGGGTTGATGCCGATGCAGGCGTCGCCGCTGCCGTACATGAGCCCGTCGAAGACCGAGGCCACGATGCCCGCCGGGTCGTCGGTCGGGTGGTTGGGCTGCAACCGCGTGGCCAGGGTGCCGGGCAGCCCGACCGTGGTCCGGAACCTCGTGACCACGCGGATCTTGGAGGCCACGTGGATGAGGTCCTGGACACGCATGAGCTTGGACACGGCCGCGGCCATCTCGGGCATGAGGCCCGAAGCCAGGGCCGCGAGCGCCTCCCGGTCCGCTTCGGCCGAGAGCAGCCAATCACGGAACCCGCCCACGGTCAGCCCGGCCACGGGTTTGAGGGCCTCGCGGTCCAGGGTGTCCACGATCAGCCGGGTCACGGCGTCGTCCTCGTAGGGGATGACCAGATCGTCCAGAAAGGCGGTCAGCGGGACCTCGGCCAGGCAGAGCTGGGCCACGGCCCGCTCATGGGCCGACCGCGCCCCGATCCCGGCCAGTTCGTCCCCGGATTTGGGTGCGGAGGCTGCGGCCAGCAAGGTGCGCAGATCCGCATACTCATGGGTCACGCTGTCGATGGTGATGGCATACATGGCGGCACCGGGTCAGGGTTGTCGGAAAGGGGCTTTAGTCGCGAAGGGCTTTGACACCATTTGCGAAAACCATTCCACCTTTGAGGAATGATCTTAGGCCCGGCCCTATCCAGGCCACTATACCCCGTCCGACCCGCCCGAGACAAGGGAATTGCCGCCTTCCCGGACCGGACCGGCCGCGCGGCCGGACGCAGGGCGCGCCCGCCGTGCCGCGACAACATTGTCGAACAGGACGCGCCGATTGTCCCATATTGTGCAAATCCGGCAGGTTGCGCGGCGCGGGAGCGGATTGCAAATCCGGCCCGCAGGGCTTAGATTGCATGCTCCCGCGCCACGGCGCGACCCCAGAACAACAAGACCACTGCCCCAGGCGAAACAACCAGCGACCCGGTCACCGCTTTCGGTACATGAACAGTGCAACAACTCACGCAACTGCCGCTCATCCTCGGGGCGGCCCTTCTGGGCGGCCTGCTCGTCGGCCGCCTGAACATCCCCGGCGGCGTCATCATCGGCTCCATGCTCGCGGTCATCGCCCTGAAGACCCTCTCGTCCCTCAACCTGGAGCTGCCGGGCAACTGGCCCTTTCTCATCGAGGTCGCCGTGGGGGCCACCGTGGGCATGAGCTTCACCCCGGCCATCCTGCCGGAGCTGAAGCACTACCTCGTGCCCATCCTGACCTCGGCCCTGCTGCTCATCCTCCTGGGCGGATTCCTGGCCGTCGTCTTCTCCAAATTCTGGGGCATCGACCTGGTGACCGCGTTCATCAGCACCAGTCCGGGAGCCATGACCGCCATGACCGGCATGGCGGGCGGCCTCAACGTGGACATCTTCCTGGTGCTGACCTTCCACGTCATCCGCGTGGTCCTGGTCATCCTCCTCGCCCCGGCCCTCATGCGGCTGTGCCGCGCCCTGCTGTAGCGGGCCCGGCTAGACGCCGGATTCCACGGGCCGTTCCATGAGGTCCAGGACGCAAGCGGCGAACAGGGCCGCGCCCGGCGCCAGGCAGCGCTCGTCGAAGTCGAAGCGGGCGTTGTGGTGCCCGGCGGCCAGGTTGCTGCCGAGCATGAGGTAGGCGCCGAGCCCGCCCCGCCCCTGGACCTCGGCCAGCATCAGGGCGAAATCCTCGCTGCCGCGCAGGTCCATGCGGTCGATGATCCCGGCGGGAGCGAAAAAGTCCATGGTCTCGGCCACCCGCCGGACCCGCGCCGCCAGTCCGGGATCGCTCTCCCCGCTCACGCTGTGCCCCACCTCGGTCAGGACCGCGTCCACGCCGTACATTCGCGCGGCCCCGGCGACCACCTCCCCGGCCCGCTCGAACATGCAGTCGTTGATCGCGGAGGTCTCGCCGCGCGTCTCGGCCTTGATAAGCGCGTTCGGCGGGATAACGTTGCGCCCCCGCCCCGCGTCGAGCACGCCGACCGTGACCCTGGAGGCGCCCTGCCCGTGGCGGGGGATGGCGTGCAGGTTCAGGGCCGCGTTGGCCGCGGCCAGCAGGGCGTTGCGCCCCTGTTCCGGGGCCGCTCCGGCGTGGGCCGCCAGCCCGGTGAAGGCGACGTCGAACTTGGTGGTGGCCAGGAACCCGCCCGTGCCGCAAACCAGTTGCCCGGTCTTCGGCGCGCGGAACCCGATGTGGCCGCCCAGAAGATAGTCCACCCCTGCGAGCACGCCGGCGTCGACCATGGGCCCGGCCCCGCGCACGCCCTCCTCGCCGGGCTGAAAGATCAGCCGGACCGTGCCCCGCAGCCGGGCCCCGAGCCGGGCCAGGAGCTCGGCCACGCCCAAGCCGACGGCGACGTGCCCGTCGTGGCCGCAGGCATGCATCACACCGGGATTGATCGACGCGAACCCCTCGCGCATGGGCCGATGCTCTCGGTCGCGGGCTTCGTCCAGGTCGTTGGCGTCCATGTCGAAGCGCAGGGCCACCACCGGGCCGTCGCCGCGACGAAGCTCCCCGACCACCCCGGTCAGGCCGCCGCGCATGCGCTCTATCAGGTCCGGGGCGCCGCCCTGGGCCACGGCGCGCGCCATGTGGGCCGCGAGGTCCTCTTCCGGAGGCACGCCGAGCATGGACTCGCGGCGGACCGCGTCCTCTCCGAGGCGGACCTCGTATCCGGCGGCCGTAAGCCCGGCCGCCACGATCGAGGCGGTCCGGAACTCGGTCCAGGCGGCCTCGGGGTGGCGGTGCAGGTCGCGCCGCCGTTTGATGAGCCCCTCTTCCAATGCCGCCGCCAGCCGTTCGATATCCTCTGTCATGTCGCCCCTCCGTTCGTTCGTCCCCCTGTTCTGGCCCATCAGGCGGCCAAATGCAAAGGGGAACCCGCGTTCGCGCCCTCCCCGCCCGAGCCTGCCGCCGCCCATGCGAAAAGGCCCGGAAGGGATGCCTTCCGGGCCTTTGCCGTCCGGCCCTCGGGCCGAGTAGATTCGTTCGCGCCGGGCCGACGCCCGGCCACCCGCCTAGTCGTGGCTGTGGCCGTGGTCTCCGCCGCCGTCGTGGGCATGGTCCACGTCGTGGCTGTGCGCGCCGTGGCCGTGCTTGTGCTCGCCCTCGGTCCCGTGCTCATGCTCGTGGCTGTGCCCGTGGCTGTGCACGTGGCAGTGTTCGTGGGTATGGGTGGTGCCGTCCTCGTGGGTATGCTCGTGCACGTGGGAGTGTTCGTGCTCATGCTCGTGCTCGTGCTTCCCCTTGTCGCCGTGGGCGTGCTTGTGGGCCACCTTGTCCTTGCCGAGATTGCAACCGCAGTCCTTGCACATGGTGTCGCTCCTTTGGGGCTTGGTTATATCCCTCTGTGCATAATATGTATTCAATCCCCGCAGGAGGCAAGCCCCGCAAGAAAATTCTTTTCATGCCCCGGCCGGGGGACCGGCCGCCGCCGGGTGGCACGTCTTCACACGAAATCCGCGCCCGTTCGCGCCGCGGCACACGATGCCGGGATCAGTCGTCCAGGCCGGCCACGTAGTCCATGATGGCCCGGGCCGAGCGCTTGGACCGGGAAACGGCCTCGGCCACGGTCTTGGCGCCGGTGACCACGTCGCCCGAGGCGAACACGCCCTCGCGGGTGGTCCGGCCGTCCTCGTCGGTGATGATCAGGCCGGTCTTGCCCACCTCCAGGCCGACCAGGTTGGAACGCGGCGCCTGGCTGACCGCGATGAAGATCGAGTCGGCCTCGAACAGGAACTCCGAGCCCTCCACCGGGACCACGCGCATCCGGCCGTCGTCGCCCTCCTGCACCTCCGTCTCCACGCAGACCACGCCGTCGTCGTTGATCTCCTCGGGGGAGGTGTAGAACCGGAAGCGGACCCCGTCGACCTTGGCGTACTCGTACTCGTACTTGGTGGCGCTCATGTCGTCCTCGCCCCGGCGGTAAAGTACGGTGACGTCGCGGGCCCCCTTGCGCAGGGCGGTCCGGGCCACGTCCATGGCCACGTTGCCCGCGCCGATGACCGCGACCTTCTGGCCCAGGCTGTAGACCGAGGGGTTCTTGAGGTAGTGGATGGCGTAGTGCACGTGGCCCAGGGTCTCGCCCTTGAGCCGGAGCGGCCGGGGGTTCCACACGCCGGTGCCGATGAAGATCGCCCTGTACTCGTCCCGGAACAGGTCGTCGATGCCGATGACCGGCCCGATGAGCGTGTTGGGGCGGATCTTCACGCCCAATCCCAAGAGCTTCTCCTTGAGCTTCTCCAGGATGTCCTTGGGCAGGCGGAAGTCCGGGATGCCGTATTGGAGCACCCCGCCGATCTTCTCCTTGGACTCGAACAGGGTCACGTCGAACCCCTGCCGCGCCAGGATGAAGGCCACGGTGATCCCGGCCGGGCCGGAACCGACGATGGCGATCCGCTTGGCGTTGTTGCCGTTCGTCGGCCGCTCGGGCTGGAACTGCTCCAGGTAGTAGCGGGAAATATACTGCTCGATGCTGCTGACCTGGACCGGCGCGCTCTTCCTGCCCAGGACGCAGTGCCCCTCGCAAAAGTGCTCGTGCGGACAGATCAGCGAACAGACCGAGGTCAGCGGGTTGTTCTCGAACAGCAAGGCGCCCGCCTTGCGCATGTCGCCTTCGAGCAGGGCCTCGACCATCAGGTTGGCCGGGGTCGACACGGGGCAGCCCTTGCTGCACAGCGGTTTCTTGCATTGCAGGCAGCGGGACGCCTCTTCGATTATATGCTTGCCCATGTACTTTCCTTGTTGGTTGTCGATGCGGCTCTTCGAACCGGACAGAAGGATGCTCCTACAGCATGTGCGGCCGACGTGCAATTCCCCGGCGGAGGCTGTGGAAGTGGATCATTCCGACCCGGCACATCACCTGGATTGGGTCATATGATCACACCCGGCGGCATGCATCCCGGCCTGGAGCGGGCGCCCGGCTCGCCCGCGGGCGAGAATTCGACTATATAACAACCTTGATTAACAGTCTTTCCCCCTACACCGAGACAAAATTACCCACTACAACCGCAATGGCGCGCCGCTGGCCCCGGAATTGCTTGGACGGGTTCGTTCGACAAAACCCCGACACCGGCAAGGAGGCCGCCCGATCCGCACAACCCGGCCATGGAAATCCCGGTCCC
It encodes the following:
- a CDS encoding ABC transporter ATP-binding protein; translated protein: MTNDLSVRALVKRFGDFTAVDDVTFDVPDGSFFSILGPSGCGKTTLLRMVAGFETPTSGAIEIRGRDMLGVPPNQRPVNLVFQHLALFPMMDVTENVAFGLKRRGTAGAEISKKVEAILERVGLPGFGAKRIDQLSGGQKQRVAIARCLVLEPSVLLLDEPLGALDLKLREQMKVELKKLQAKVGTTFIYITHDQSEALVMSDHVAVMNRGRFEQVGTPQELYGQPETPFVAEFVGDNNRWRGSITQTLEGGEVLLSTDEGYSFRTRAHSSCAGGKRVDLFLRPEAMRIEPRESEGLNTFDVTVKSILFDGANSRLLTVTKEDRELIVTLPQNRKFDHIRPGDHIRVGWHPESGICFRAED
- a CDS encoding amidohydrolase, with amino-acid sequence MTEDIERLAAALEEGLIKRRRDLHRHPEAAWTEFRTASIVAAGLTAAGYEVRLGEDAVRRESMLGVPPEEDLAAHMARAVAQGGAPDLIERMRGGLTGVVGELRRGDGPVVALRFDMDANDLDEARDREHRPMREGFASINPGVMHACGHDGHVAVGLGVAELLARLGARLRGTVRLIFQPGEEGVRGAGPMVDAGVLAGVDYLLGGHIGFRAPKTGQLVCGTGGFLATTKFDVAFTGLAAHAGAAPEQGRNALLAAANAALNLHAIPRHGQGASRVTVGVLDAGRGRNVIPPNALIKAETRGETSAINDCMFERAGEVVAGAARMYGVDAVLTEVGHSVSGESDPGLAARVRRVAETMDFFAPAGIIDRMDLRGSEDFALMLAEVQGRGGLGAYLMLGSNLAAGHHNARFDFDERCLAPGAALFAACVLDLMERPVESGV
- a CDS encoding NAD(P)-dependent oxidoreductase, which encodes MGKHIIEEASRCLQCKKPLCSKGCPVSTPANLMVEALLEGDMRKAGALLFENNPLTSVCSLICPHEHFCEGHCVLGRKSAPVQVSSIEQYISRYYLEQFQPERPTNGNNAKRIAIVGSGPAGITVAFILARQGFDVTLFESKEKIGGVLQYGIPDFRLPKDILEKLKEKLLGLGVKIRPNTLIGPVIGIDDLFRDEYRAIFIGTGVWNPRPLRLKGETLGHVHYAIHYLKNPSVYSLGQKVAVIGAGNVAMDVARTALRKGARDVTVLYRRGEDDMSATKYEYEYAKVDGVRFRFYTSPEEINDDGVVCVETEVQEGDDGRMRVVPVEGSEFLFEADSIFIAVSQAPRSNLVGLEVGKTGLIITDEDGRTTREGVFASGDVVTGAKTVAEAVSRSKRSARAIMDYVAGLDD
- a CDS encoding AbrB family transcriptional regulator, encoding MQQLTQLPLILGAALLGGLLVGRLNIPGGVIIGSMLAVIALKTLSSLNLELPGNWPFLIEVAVGATVGMSFTPAILPELKHYLVPILTSALLLILLGGFLAVVFSKFWGIDLVTAFISTSPGAMTAMTGMAGGLNVDIFLVLTFHVIRVVLVILLAPALMRLCRALL
- a CDS encoding ethanolamine ammonia-lyase subunit EutB, whose protein sequence is MYAITIDSVTHEYADLRTLLAAASAPKSGDELAGIGARSAHERAVAQLCLAEVPLTAFLDDLVIPYEDDAVTRLIVDTLDREALKPVAGLTVGGFRDWLLSAEADREALAALASGLMPEMAAAVSKLMRVQDLIHVASKIRVVTRFRTTVGLPGTLATRLQPNHPTDDPAGIVASVFDGLMYGSGDACIGINPASDSTASAVRLMELLDRLRREYDIPTQSCVLTHVTNTIEAVERGAPVDLVFQSIGGTEGVNRSFGVTLDILREGLEAGRSLRRGTVGDNVMYFETGQGSALSAGAHCGVDQQTLEARAYCVARHYEPFLLNSVVGFIGPEYLYDEKQIVRAGLEDHFCGKLLGVPMGLDVCYTNHAEADQDSMDTLLTLLGVAGCNYIMGVPGADDVMLNYQSTSFHDALYLRRQLGLSPAPEFAAWLERTGVFKDGELKAPRHSLHIPDKERFRGLSS
- a CDS encoding extracellular solute-binding protein, translated to MKRIFVIFMLAMFAFAGTAQAETLKLLTWKGYAPQKLIEQFEKETGIKVEVTFSNNEEMIAKLRATRGAGFDLAQPSQDRISSVQSKFHIYQALDYSKIDAPLFIPSMLEAVKKNTLVDGKSYAVPFCWGTSGLIVNSEMAPEADSFKALLDPKYKGRVSYRLKRPTLIAMGFALGYDPFALYSDVKGYQAMLDKIADTLIKAKPIVQNYWANGDALLESMRSGEVYVAMAWDAGGWKLHAENPAIDFKAPKEGALGWIDTFAIPAKAENVSAAYKWINFMMKPENCGFFSSQEKYATASKDALKYTDKAVADNFARSFPQATIDNIKWYPPVPAKLESLEGKVLDKIKAAN
- the eutC gene encoding ethanolamine ammonia-lyase subunit EutC; amino-acid sequence: MACPPESVRPADGAKPDDLVREDFWAGLRSWTDARIALGRAGVSQRTRDVLAFQLDHARARDAVHQVLDRETAFGSIEFLEVTSRAPDRAGFLRRPDLGRLLTPESEAMLAARAGNGFDVAFTVSAGLSSTAVERNFQPFWHEFAPAFASLGLSAAPPCFAEQGRVALGDRVALALKARMAVVVIGERPGLSSPDSMGIYMTYAPKSDTTDEARNCISNIRSAGLGYAEAVRTLCALMREAFRRSVSGVELKVDDALALAPGAGAGELAE